One genomic window of Luteitalea pratensis includes the following:
- a CDS encoding DSD1 family PLP-dependent enzyme — protein sequence MATTPSATRRVFLASSTALAADVWVPRTVKGYTTHEVAGRLAGSLSEVGTSKWDLDTPALCVDLDRLEANIKTMQAAMRRFGLATRPHAKTHRSADIAKLQLAAGAIGVCCAKLGEAEALMPHGIDRICMTTANLSPSKIRRAMQLRKRAPGFVQAVDDERNARDLSAAAQEAGVVADVVVDVAVGTRSGIPAGEGALRLAKLVDTLPGLKLRGLLSYDGGAQHITGFAARKERALANIEANAGTCAAMKKAGLNTEIFSGGGTGTYNIQHLVPGFTDVQVGSYVFMDMQYLAIGREDGQPVYDDFASSLTVVGTVLNNRFPGKLTIDAGSKALTLNVPHAGVIGEPGADYNAGSDEFGVITFKSDPSRAYAMGDRVEMIVPHCDPVVNLYDVMYGIRKDRVERVIPITARGKSQ from the coding sequence ATGGCGACAACTCCTTCTGCCACCCGTCGTGTCTTCCTCGCATCGTCGACGGCCCTTGCGGCCGATGTCTGGGTGCCTCGCACGGTGAAGGGCTACACGACCCACGAGGTTGCCGGCCGCCTGGCCGGCAGCCTGTCCGAAGTCGGCACGTCCAAGTGGGACCTCGACACCCCGGCACTGTGCGTCGACCTCGATCGACTCGAGGCCAACATCAAGACGATGCAGGCGGCGATGCGGCGCTTCGGGCTGGCGACTCGGCCGCACGCCAAGACGCATCGCAGCGCCGACATCGCGAAGCTCCAGCTCGCCGCAGGCGCGATCGGCGTCTGCTGCGCCAAGCTCGGCGAGGCCGAGGCCTTGATGCCGCATGGCATCGATCGCATCTGCATGACCACGGCCAACCTCTCGCCGTCGAAGATCCGGCGCGCCATGCAGCTCCGCAAGCGGGCGCCCGGATTCGTCCAGGCGGTAGACGACGAGCGCAACGCCCGCGACCTCTCGGCCGCGGCGCAGGAGGCGGGCGTGGTCGCCGACGTGGTCGTCGACGTCGCGGTGGGAACGCGGAGCGGCATTCCCGCTGGCGAGGGCGCGTTGCGACTCGCGAAGCTCGTGGACACGTTGCCCGGGCTGAAGCTGCGCGGCCTGCTGTCCTACGACGGCGGCGCCCAGCACATCACGGGGTTCGCGGCGCGCAAGGAGCGCGCGCTGGCCAACATCGAGGCCAACGCGGGCACGTGTGCCGCCATGAAGAAGGCCGGGCTGAACACCGAGATCTTCAGCGGCGGCGGCACCGGTACCTACAACATCCAGCACCTCGTGCCCGGGTTCACCGACGTGCAGGTCGGCAGTTACGTATTCATGGACATGCAGTACCTCGCGATCGGCCGCGAGGATGGCCAGCCGGTGTACGACGACTTCGCGTCGTCGCTGACGGTCGTCGGCACGGTGCTCAACAACCGGTTCCCGGGCAAGCTCACGATCGATGCCGGCTCCAAGGCGCTGACGCTGAACGTGCCGCACGCCGGCGTCATCGGTGAGCCGGGCGCCGACTACAACGCCGGCTCGGATGAATTCGGCGTGATCACGTTCAAGTCGGATCCGTCGCGCGCGTACGCCATGGGTGACCGTGTCGAGATGATCGTGCCGCATTGCGATCCGGTGGTGAACCTCTACGACGTGATGTACGGCATCCGCAAGGATCGCGTCGAGCGGGTGATTCCCATCACGGCAAGAGGCAAGTCGCAGTAG
- a CDS encoding oxidoreductase, whose amino-acid sequence MKTAPALFAVLVAALATGLAQERVGWQPLDSGVTVRLRGVSTVSRQVAWASGEHGTVLRTSDGGTTWQPRPVPGADALDFRDIDASSDRVASVLSIGPGDASRIYRTTDGGAHWTLQFTNHDPKVFLDAMAFADATHGVAVSDSVDGQFVVLMTADGGAHWARVPAERLPPALAVEGAFAASGTNVAVRGTHIWIGTTASRVLHSADAGRTWTVTSTPVASGKATGIFSIAFRDARHGVVVGGNYTKEADAIANVATTEDGGATWAGSGTDERRTLAAPKPAGEGGQNAERRATDGGASLSGYRSVVAWMRGLGPAGWLAVGPSGADVSIDDGRTWSPAGGDGYDALSVSPDGQAGFATGARGRIARVTVR is encoded by the coding sequence ATGAAGACTGCTCCCGCCCTCTTCGCTGTTCTCGTGGCCGCGCTGGCGACAGGACTGGCCCAGGAGCGCGTGGGTTGGCAACCGCTCGACAGCGGCGTGACCGTGCGCCTGCGCGGCGTCAGTACGGTGTCGCGTCAGGTCGCCTGGGCCAGCGGTGAGCACGGCACGGTGCTGCGGACCTCCGATGGCGGCACGACATGGCAGCCGCGTCCGGTGCCTGGAGCCGATGCGCTGGACTTCCGCGACATCGACGCCAGCAGCGACCGCGTCGCGTCCGTGCTCAGCATTGGTCCCGGCGATGCGTCTCGGATCTACAGGACCACGGACGGCGGTGCGCACTGGACGCTGCAGTTCACCAACCATGATCCCAAGGTGTTCCTCGATGCGATGGCGTTCGCCGACGCCACGCACGGGGTCGCGGTCAGCGATTCGGTGGATGGCCAGTTCGTCGTCCTCATGACCGCGGATGGCGGCGCCCACTGGGCGCGTGTCCCGGCCGAGCGCCTGCCGCCGGCCTTGGCCGTGGAGGGCGCGTTCGCGGCCAGCGGCACGAACGTCGCGGTGCGCGGCACGCACATCTGGATCGGCACGACGGCCTCGCGGGTACTGCACTCGGCCGACGCCGGACGCACATGGACGGTGACCTCCACCCCGGTGGCTTCGGGCAAGGCGACCGGCATCTTCTCCATCGCGTTCAGGGACGCACGGCACGGCGTGGTCGTCGGCGGGAACTACACGAAGGAGGCCGACGCGATCGCCAACGTCGCGACGACCGAGGATGGCGGGGCGACCTGGGCGGGAAGCGGCACGGACGAACGCCGAACGCTTGCCGCGCCGAAGCCAGCAGGCGAAGGCGGGCAGAACGCCGAACGCAGAGCGACAGACGGCGGCGCGTCATTGTCCGGGTACCGTTCCGTGGTGGCGTGGATGCGCGGGCTCGGACCGGCGGGATGGCTGGCGGTCGGCCCGTCTGGTGCTGACGTGTCCATCGACGACGGGCGGACATGGTCGCCCGCGGGCGGTGACGGCTACGACGCGTTGAGCGTCAGCCCCGACGGCCAGGCCGGCTTCGCGACCGGCGCGCGCGGACGAATTGCGCGTGTGACGGTACGGTAG
- a CDS encoding isocitrate/isopropylmalate dehydrogenase family protein: MKTHRIALYPGDGIGTEVVAATVPVLDAVASITGRFDLSYESFDWGMAHYDRHGRVAPEDFLDVLRGFDAIFLGAVGWPARLPDHITLTPLIRLRQAFDLYACVRPARTFPGVVGPLRRSDPIDVVVVRENSEGEYIDNGGLFATGTAQEVAVQTALHTRRGVERILRFSFALARTRRHTLTMITKSNAQRYSYVLWDRVLAELAPEFPDVRTDKLHIDAATLELVRRPHTFDVIVGSNLFGDILSDLTGGITGSLGLNPSANLNPERTTPSLFEPVHGSAPDIAGKGVANPTGAMLSGAMMLEWLGEADAATLVRDAVEQTLAAGVATPDIGGLTTTAQFTDAVLGRLRQG; this comes from the coding sequence GTGAAGACACACCGCATTGCCCTGTACCCGGGGGATGGCATCGGCACCGAGGTCGTCGCGGCCACCGTCCCGGTCCTCGACGCCGTGGCGAGCATCACCGGCCGTTTCGATCTGTCGTACGAATCGTTCGACTGGGGCATGGCCCACTACGACCGGCACGGGCGCGTCGCCCCGGAGGACTTCCTCGACGTCCTGCGCGGTTTCGACGCCATCTTCCTCGGCGCCGTCGGCTGGCCGGCCAGGCTGCCGGACCACATCACGCTGACGCCGCTCATCCGCTTGCGGCAGGCGTTCGATCTCTATGCGTGCGTCCGACCGGCACGCACGTTCCCTGGCGTCGTCGGGCCGCTTCGTCGCAGTGATCCGATCGACGTCGTCGTCGTCCGCGAGAACTCCGAGGGCGAGTACATCGACAACGGCGGCCTGTTCGCGACCGGCACGGCGCAGGAGGTGGCGGTGCAGACGGCCTTGCACACGCGCCGGGGCGTCGAGCGTATCCTGCGCTTCTCGTTCGCGCTCGCCCGCACGCGACGCCACACGCTGACGATGATCACGAAGTCGAATGCGCAGCGCTACTCGTACGTGTTGTGGGATCGGGTGCTCGCTGAACTTGCGCCGGAGTTCCCCGACGTCAGGACCGACAAGTTGCACATCGACGCGGCGACGCTCGAACTCGTGCGGCGGCCGCACACGTTCGACGTGATTGTCGGATCGAACCTGTTCGGCGACATCCTCAGCGACCTGACCGGGGGCATCACCGGCAGCCTGGGCCTGAATCCGTCGGCGAACCTCAACCCCGAGCGCACGACGCCGTCGCTGTTCGAACCGGTGCACGGCTCTGCCCCGGACATCGCCGGTAAGGGCGTGGCCAACCCGACCGGCGCCATGCTGAGCGGAGCGATGATGCTCGAGTGGCTCGGGGAGGCAGACGCCGCGACCCTGGTCCGTGACGCCGTCGAGCAGACGCTCGCGGCCGGAGTGGCGACGCCAGACATCGGCGGCCTCACCACCACGGCGCAATTCACCGACGCGGTCCTCGGCCGTCTCAGGCAGGGATGA
- a CDS encoding DASS family sodium-coupled anion symporter, whose protein sequence is MIWRAGVPIAVGLGIALLPVPAGLDQSAWYYVAIFAAVILGLITEPLSPSAIGFIGVTIAAAAGLPFSAAQRAAPGFRMPAEAVRWALSGFSNGTIWLIFAAFVFAMGYERTGLGRRVALLMVKWLGHRTLGLGYAVALSDLLLAPFTPSNTARSAGMIYPVIRNIPELYGVSSDEPPRPFGTAVMWTAFATTCVTSSMFVTALAPNLLLLDLARTTTGVVITWTDWLVGFLPIGAVLLLVVPWLTFRLHPPDAPMSAEVPRWAGSALVAMGPVSRRELGMATLALLSLALWIFAGAVLDPTLVAMIAVSLMLVTGITSWEDVLHNAAAWNVLAWFATLVALADGLNRVGVVAWLGHGAATLLAGFPPLVVMTLLVTLFFLMHYAFAGITAHTAAVAPVFMAAGAAIDGLPIRTFVMLLGFSLGIMGVLTPYATGPAPLYYGCGFIGRREFWRLGLLFGLLFLAALLGIGVPWLQAVNRS, encoded by the coding sequence ATGATCTGGCGGGCCGGCGTCCCGATCGCCGTTGGCCTTGGCATCGCCCTGCTCCCGGTGCCGGCGGGGCTCGACCAGTCGGCCTGGTACTACGTCGCGATCTTCGCCGCGGTGATCCTGGGGCTCATCACCGAGCCGTTGTCGCCCTCGGCCATCGGCTTCATCGGCGTGACGATCGCCGCGGCGGCGGGACTGCCGTTTTCGGCCGCCCAGCGCGCCGCCCCCGGCTTCCGGATGCCGGCCGAAGCGGTGCGATGGGCGCTCTCCGGATTTTCCAACGGCACCATCTGGCTGATCTTCGCCGCGTTCGTGTTCGCGATGGGTTACGAGAGGACCGGGCTCGGCCGGCGCGTTGCGCTGTTGATGGTGAAGTGGCTCGGCCATCGGACGCTCGGCCTCGGGTACGCGGTGGCGCTGTCGGATTTGCTGCTCGCGCCGTTCACGCCATCCAACACGGCGCGCAGCGCCGGCATGATCTACCCAGTGATCCGCAACATCCCCGAGTTGTACGGGGTCAGCAGCGACGAACCTCCGAGGCCGTTTGGCACTGCGGTGATGTGGACCGCGTTTGCCACCACGTGCGTCACCAGTTCGATGTTCGTGACGGCACTCGCGCCCAACCTGCTCCTGCTGGACCTCGCGCGGACGACCACAGGCGTCGTCATCACGTGGACGGACTGGTTGGTCGGATTCCTGCCCATCGGCGCGGTGCTGCTGCTCGTCGTCCCGTGGCTCACCTTCCGGTTGCATCCGCCAGATGCGCCGATGAGCGCCGAGGTGCCGCGCTGGGCCGGCAGTGCGCTGGTGGCCATGGGACCGGTGAGCCGCCGTGAGCTCGGCATGGCGACGCTGGCACTGCTCTCGCTCGCGCTGTGGATCTTCGCCGGTGCGGTGCTCGACCCCACGCTCGTGGCGATGATCGCCGTGTCGCTGATGCTCGTGACCGGCATCACCTCGTGGGAGGACGTGCTCCACAACGCCGCGGCCTGGAACGTGCTCGCGTGGTTCGCGACGCTCGTGGCTCTCGCCGATGGCCTGAACCGCGTCGGTGTCGTCGCCTGGCTCGGGCATGGCGCGGCCACGCTGCTGGCCGGCTTCCCGCCGCTCGTCGTCATGACGCTGCTGGTGACGCTGTTCTTCCTGATGCATTACGCCTTCGCCGGCATCACCGCGCACACCGCCGCTGTGGCGCCGGTCTTCATGGCGGCGGGTGCCGCGATCGACGGGCTGCCCATCCGCACCTTCGTGATGCTGCTCGGCTTCTCGCTGGGCATCATGGGGGTGCTCACGCCGTACGCGACCGGTCCGGCTCCCCTCTATTACGGCTGTGGATTCATCGGCCGCCGCGAGTTCTGGCGGCTCGGGCTCCTCTTCGGGCTGCTGTTCCTTGCCGCGCTCCTCGGCATCGGTGTCCCGTGGCTGCAGGCCGTCAACCGCAGCTGA